A genome region from Eurosta solidaginis isolate ZX-2024a chromosome 2, ASM4086904v1, whole genome shotgun sequence includes the following:
- the Nepl4 gene encoding neprilysin, producing MRLHIKNLSDQWSSKPKQMWQQQSSSRLQMISAIYHVLLLTLLTQIARAAAARSLAIDKRSASAPATDEHPLSLHVNKTCFIYSCNDTLNQHYIHEIERNIDRNVSACDDFHRYACGNWQPPNAHSSSASMLQVAEEQLTSRYLELFERALSSRRYDDPSTTTAAVNRAIHRQRIRRARTHNRRAVTKTHKNIVRNREKLRDIENMRKMQTEDYNLVFSKLLEYYHVCMQSEQLTLHGYYDQLHSEGLLHLRRRHWQDMLANFARFGYGEHFVYFRVRQQNATQHDIYVLPHDTLKRVNLTEKIYDILRTHTHLSRADLAEEFGVLENDVETIVNATCTSHEYKLRNATASPTNITDELATPINIEEDCDLSEILTVAELTARCSEIDWQRFIGVPLGRHLHAHDRIRVESLETVCKLARYINQAQHAEINFLYTLARFLSHLQQQNYNPVRLGSNNATCIRHMRKMFSGAMTYVYDQAYYAPVRTESDRIIHSIFAQLKTEFAHTLSLNRMHFDADIVAYLQQKLQSLRINIGNLPPKVNSSFYVDLIWQLNVSKDNFYSNHLHALAHAFGHLRRLASSASKNRSRSAWYTFNYHYPTFVDRLDWTPYYFCLSNIIIVPHVYLQTPFYDREFWPALLYGDLANTLGHELIHSFDTNFLEYDSNGNMNELMLQRISSNQNFARNIKCLNKNTKFVAERIADVSGTRLALNTFLRDSSFRQRNGRLFFLQFAQFFCSRAEDATHQLLDPWHDSDILRLNYTLAQMPEFTEAFSCSANSPMAAVERCEMW from the coding sequence ATGCGACTTCATATAAAAAATCTTAGCGACCAATGGTCATCAAAACCAAAGCAAATGTGGCAACAACAAAGTTCATCGCGGTTGCAAATGATAAGCGCCATATATCACGTGCTCCTTTTGACGTTACTGACGCAAATAGCACGTGCTGCTGCGGCGCGCTCTCTTGCCATTGATAAGCGCAGTGCTTCGGCGCCTGCTACCGATGAACATCCGCTTTCACTGCATGTCAATAAAACGTGCTTCATTTACTCATGCAATGATACGCTTAACCAACATTACATACATGAAATAGAGCGTAATATCGATCGGAATGTAAGTGCATGTGATGACTTCCACAGATATGCTTGCGGCAATTGGCAGCCACCAAATGCTCACAGTAGCTCTGCGAGCATGTTACAAGTAGCTGAAGAACAATTGACATCACGTTATTTGGAATTATTTGAGCGCGCTTTGAGTAGCAGGCGATACGACGATCCCTCAACTACGACTGCTGCGGTAAATAGAGCAATACATAGACAGCGAATACGGCGCGCGCGTACACACAACCGACGCGCTGTTACGAAAACACATAAAAATATAGTTAGAAATAGAGAAAAATTACGAGATATAGAAAACATGCGCAAAATGCAAACCGAAGATTACAATCTTGTATTTTCAAAGCTTTTAGAGTATTATCACGTTTGTATGCAATCTGAACAGCTAACGCTACACGGCTATTATGATCAGCTGCATAGTGAGGGATTGTTGCATCTGCGACGCCGCCACTGGCAGGATATGTTAGCGAACTTCGCACGCTTCGGTTATGGCGAACATTTTGTATACTTCAGAGTGCGTCAACAAAATGCGACACAACACGACATTTATGTGCTGCCACATGACACTCTCAAACGAGTTAATTTGACCGAGAAAATTTATGACATATTGCGCACACATACGCATCTAAGCCGCGCAGATTTAGCAGAAGAGTTTGGTGTGCTAGAAAATGACGTGGAAACAATAGTCAACGCAACGTGTACGTCACACGAATATAAACTAAGAAATGCTACAGCATCACCAACAAATATTACAGATGAGCTTGCGACCCCTATTAACATTGAAGAGGATTGTGATCTTAGTGAAATTTTAACTGTTGCTGAGCTAACGGCACGCTGCAGCGAAATTGATTGGCAACGCTTTATTGGTGTACCTTTAGGGCGTCATTTGCATGCTCATGATCGCATACGCGTTGAATCGCTGGAAACTGTTTGCAAGTTGGCACGCTATATCAATCAAGCGCAACATgctgaaataaattttctttataCGCTTGCACGTTTTCTCAGCCACCTACAACAGCAAAACTACAATCCAGTGCGTTTAGGTAGCAATAATGCTACTTGCATACGTCACATGCGCAAAATGTTCTCTGGCGCAATGACATACGTCTATGATCAAGCGTATTATGCGCCTGTACGCACCGAAAGCGATCGCATTATACACTCAATATTTGCGCAGCTCAAAACAGAGTTCGCACACACTCTCTCACTCAATCGCATGCACTTTGACGCTGATATTGTTGCATACCTACAACAAAAATTACAATCGCTACGCATAAACATAGGCAATTTGCCGCCTAAGGTCAATTCATCATTTTATGTGGATCTCATATGGCAGTTAAATGTGAGCAAAGATAATTTCTATAGCAATCACTTACATGCTTTGGCTCATGCCTTTGGCCATTTGCGTCGACTTGCTTCCAGTGCGTCGAAGAATCGCAGTCGCAGTGCGTGGTACACTTTCAATTATCATTATCCCACCTTTGTTGACCGCTTAGACTGGACGCCATACTATTTTTGTCTTAGCAACATAATAATTGtgccacacgtatatttacagaCGCCTTTCTATGACCGTGAGTTTTGGCCAGCTCTACTTTATGGCGATCTCGCTAATACGCTGGGTCACGAGCTCATACATAGTTTTGATACCAATTTTCTTGAATATGACTCTAATGGTAACATGAATGAGCTGATGTTGCAGCGCATCTCATCGAACCAAAATTTTGCGCGCAATATTAAATGTTTGAATAAAAATACCAAATTTGTGGCTGAGCGCATCGCTGATGTGAGTGGCACGCGTTTGGCACTGAACACATTCTTGCGTGATTCATCATTCCGGCAGCGTAATGGtcgtttattttttttacaatttgcgCAATTCTTTTGTAGTAGAGCAGAAGATGCGACACATCAGCTTCTAGATCCATGGCACGACTCGGATATATTACGTTTGAATTACACCTTGGCTCAAATGCCAGAATTCACGGAAGCATTCAGCTGCTCAGCGAATAGTCCAATGGCTGCAGTTGAGCGTTGTGAGATGTGGTAG